One Algibacter sp. L3A6 genomic region harbors:
- the purU gene encoding formyltetrahydrofolate deformylase: MNKITILIHCKDLPGIIASVTNFITEKQGNVIYLDQHVDREQNIFFMRLESEFQDVNFSTETFKDCFKSNIADEFNMKWRIYSSEKKPKMALFVSKYDHCLYDLLGRYNSGELNLEIPFIISNHNDLKPIADSFKIPFYHIPVTKDTKAQAEVKQLELLEAHNIDFIVLARYMQIVSGTLINKYPNKIINIHHSFLPAFVGAKPYHSAYKRGVKIIGATSHYVTEELDAGPIIEQDVAHVSHTYTIDALIAKGRDLEKIVLANAIKSHSNRKVMVYNNKTVIFS, translated from the coding sequence ATGAATAAAATCACCATACTCATTCACTGTAAAGATTTACCTGGCATCATTGCATCGGTTACCAACTTTATTACTGAAAAACAAGGTAATGTTATTTACTTAGATCAGCATGTAGACCGGGAACAGAACATATTTTTCATGCGTTTAGAAAGTGAATTTCAAGACGTTAACTTTTCAACAGAAACTTTTAAAGATTGTTTTAAAAGTAATATTGCTGATGAGTTTAATATGAAATGGCGCATATATTCTTCTGAAAAGAAACCTAAAATGGCGCTTTTTGTTTCTAAATACGACCATTGCCTTTACGATTTGTTAGGCCGTTATAATTCTGGTGAACTTAATTTAGAGATTCCTTTTATAATAAGTAACCATAACGACTTAAAACCTATTGCCGATAGTTTTAAAATACCGTTTTACCATATTCCTGTTACCAAAGACACTAAAGCACAGGCCGAAGTCAAGCAATTAGAGTTGCTAGAAGCACATAATATCGATTTTATTGTACTGGCTCGCTACATGCAAATAGTTTCTGGTACATTAATAAATAAATACCCAAATAAAATAATAAACATACATCACTCCTTTTTACCAGCCTTTGTGGGCGCCAAACCTTATCACTCTGCTTACAAACGCGGTGTTAAAATTATTGGAGCTACAAGTCACTACGTAACCGAGGAGCTAGATGCCGGACCAATTATTGAGCAAGATGTTGCACACGTATCGCATACATATACTATAGATGCACTTATTGCCAAAGGAAGAGATTTAGAAAAAATAGTGCTAGCCAATGCGATAAAATCACATTCAAACAGAAAAGTTATGGTGTATAACAATAAAACCGTAATTTTTTCGTAA